A stretch of Myxococcus hansupus DNA encodes these proteins:
- a CDS encoding slipin family protein, whose protein sequence is MSILRVDIGKNERAFVLVDEKPERYLVPGRHWLVQPFKKVRVERVSTEQPLAQLDPAYLALVPAADLQVVELGADERAILFHKGRPVRWLTRGLHQVWTVERLPSRDLTPAAPTVRVERVDVSGVATEPLRDEVRALVPASDYVETTAAEGSVALRYVDGVLDTVLPPGRHAAWTVARKVQLAIIDLRERLLHVTGQEVMTRDRVTLRLNLSAAFSVADARRLAVVSRAPDDVLYLAMQLAAREAVSERTLDELLASREAVAESLFTQVKDRASTVGLELLRFGIKDVVLPGEMKELLNRVIQAQKEAEANVILRREETAATRSMAQTAKVLAENPLLVRLKELEAYKDLASKVGQVHLVLGEGAVPTLQLKSH, encoded by the coding sequence ATGAGCATCCTGCGTGTGGATATCGGCAAGAATGAACGGGCCTTCGTCCTGGTGGACGAGAAGCCGGAGCGCTACCTCGTCCCCGGCCGACACTGGCTCGTCCAGCCCTTCAAGAAGGTGCGCGTCGAACGCGTGAGCACCGAGCAGCCGCTGGCCCAGCTCGACCCCGCGTACCTCGCGCTCGTCCCCGCCGCGGACCTCCAGGTCGTGGAGCTCGGCGCCGATGAGCGCGCCATCCTCTTCCACAAGGGCCGGCCGGTGCGCTGGCTCACTCGCGGTCTGCACCAGGTGTGGACCGTGGAGCGCCTCCCCTCCCGTGACCTGACGCCCGCCGCGCCCACCGTGCGCGTGGAACGCGTGGACGTCTCCGGTGTCGCCACCGAGCCCCTGCGCGATGAAGTGCGCGCCCTCGTCCCCGCAAGTGACTACGTGGAGACCACCGCCGCCGAAGGCAGCGTCGCGCTGCGCTACGTCGACGGCGTCCTCGACACCGTGCTGCCCCCGGGCCGCCACGCCGCGTGGACCGTCGCCCGCAAGGTGCAGCTCGCCATCATCGACCTGCGCGAGCGCCTGCTCCACGTCACCGGCCAGGAGGTGATGACCCGCGACCGCGTCACCCTGCGCCTCAACCTGTCAGCGGCCTTCAGCGTCGCGGACGCGCGCCGGCTCGCCGTCGTGTCCCGTGCACCGGATGACGTCCTCTACCTCGCCATGCAGCTCGCGGCGCGAGAGGCCGTGTCGGAGCGCACCCTGGACGAGCTGCTCGCCTCGCGCGAGGCCGTGGCCGAAAGCCTCTTCACCCAGGTGAAGGACCGCGCCAGCACCGTGGGCCTGGAGCTGCTGCGCTTCGGCATCAAGGACGTGGTGCTCCCCGGCGAGATGAAGGAGCTGCTGAACCGCGTCATCCAGGCGCAGAAGGAGGCGGAGGCCAACGTCATCCTGCGGCGCGAGGAGACGGCGGCCACGCGCTCCATGGCGCAGACGGCCAAGGTGCTGGCGGAGAACCCGCTGCTGGTGCGTCTCAAGGAGCTGGAGGCCTACAAGGACCTCGCGTCCAAGGTGGGCCAGGTGCACCTCGTCCTCGGTGAGGGCGCGGTGCCCACCCTGCAGCTCAAGAGTCACTGA
- a CDS encoding Dickkopf N-terminal cysteine-rich domain-containing protein, giving the protein MALVLGLAACGGDVAKEALGTEVVKALCARAERCGQYAQAEACEQDFRQRGWEERLGLGGRHDDALQAGRLRYDEEAANRCVEALRETSCARILPTAIAFEWGIENTPECRVLIPQDTGGTCLSQVECGADRYCNYDARQNTASCEGTCFPRGGTGDIMPHPAFCESGLVPSLDTSQCMRPIEKDGLCTRTLDGSPYFMPCAEGLWCDAKGSRRCQPLGEEGQACAGLEEAPCRPFLTCKDGTCRSLAKQGASCWAPDHTSALPSRECQHELFCDAASLTLGTCKPRRSERGLCRDSLDCAGGLYCADARPEAGVSGICMTLAGVGDACGPSLPRTCAHGLACSRDYGTGTCQRVVREGDRCQLIMRDATCEAGTSCQSGRCTRHAPDFCR; this is encoded by the coding sequence ATGGCACTGGTGCTGGGCCTCGCGGCGTGCGGCGGTGACGTCGCGAAGGAAGCCTTGGGCACGGAGGTGGTGAAGGCGCTCTGTGCCCGCGCCGAGCGCTGCGGGCAGTACGCCCAGGCGGAGGCCTGCGAGCAGGATTTCCGTCAGCGAGGCTGGGAGGAACGCCTGGGCCTGGGCGGGCGCCACGACGACGCGCTGCAAGCGGGCCGGCTCCGCTATGACGAGGAAGCGGCGAACCGCTGTGTGGAGGCCCTGCGCGAAACGAGCTGCGCGCGCATCCTGCCAACCGCCATCGCCTTCGAGTGGGGCATCGAGAACACGCCCGAGTGCCGGGTCCTGATTCCGCAGGACACCGGCGGCACCTGCCTGTCGCAGGTGGAGTGCGGAGCCGACAGGTACTGCAACTACGACGCGCGTCAGAACACCGCGAGCTGCGAAGGGACCTGTTTCCCCCGGGGCGGCACCGGCGACATCATGCCGCATCCGGCCTTCTGCGAATCCGGACTCGTCCCGTCACTGGATACGAGCCAGTGCATGCGGCCCATCGAGAAGGACGGACTCTGCACCCGGACGCTCGACGGAAGCCCCTACTTCATGCCGTGCGCCGAGGGCTTGTGGTGCGACGCGAAGGGCTCTCGCCGATGCCAACCGCTGGGGGAGGAGGGCCAGGCCTGCGCCGGCCTGGAGGAAGCCCCTTGCAGGCCCTTCCTCACCTGCAAGGACGGGACGTGCCGCTCCCTGGCGAAGCAAGGCGCGTCGTGCTGGGCGCCGGACCACACCAGCGCGCTCCCCTCGCGGGAGTGCCAGCATGAGCTGTTCTGCGATGCGGCGTCCCTCACGTTGGGGACGTGCAAACCCCGGCGCTCGGAGCGGGGACTCTGCCGGGACAGCCTCGACTGCGCCGGAGGGCTGTACTGCGCCGACGCCCGGCCGGAAGCCGGGGTGTCGGGCATCTGCATGACGCTCGCGGGGGTGGGCGACGCATGTGGCCCCTCGCTGCCACGGACCTGCGCGCACGGGCTCGCGTGCTCCCGCGACTACGGAACCGGGACCTGCCAACGCGTCGTCCGGGAGGGCGACCGCTGCCAGCTCATCATGCGGGACGCGACGTGCGAGGCGGGGACGTCGTGCCAATCAGGCCGTTGCACCCGCCACGCCCCGGACTTCTGCCGGTAG
- the bla gene encoding subclass B1 metallo-beta-lactamase: MSRRLPRWLCACALFTWSTACVRSPPPAEQAVPEEARTLASDEYVLAEDVSVRKLAPGVWLHVTVVTTERFGRVSTNGLIIEDGETSLLVDTGWDARQGAMLFDWARDTLRRPVRAAVVTHFHDDRLGGVPALVPHGIPVHGLEATARIATELGLPGPTETFTETQSVGSLEVFFPGAGHAKDNVVVWHRDSGVLFGGCFVKDGASKNLGNVADADVAAWPASLARARQRFPEAKVVVPGHGEVGGPELLSHTEALLR, encoded by the coding sequence ATGTCGCGACGCCTTCCCCGCTGGCTTTGTGCCTGTGCGCTGTTCACCTGGAGCACCGCGTGCGTTCGCTCGCCGCCCCCGGCGGAACAAGCGGTCCCTGAGGAGGCGCGGACGCTGGCCTCGGATGAATATGTGCTGGCGGAGGACGTGAGCGTGCGGAAGCTCGCGCCCGGCGTGTGGCTGCACGTCACGGTGGTGACGACGGAGCGGTTCGGCCGCGTCTCCACCAACGGGCTCATCATCGAGGACGGAGAGACCTCCTTGCTGGTCGACACGGGGTGGGATGCACGACAGGGCGCGATGCTGTTCGACTGGGCCCGCGACACACTCCGGCGCCCGGTGCGCGCGGCGGTGGTGACGCACTTCCACGACGACCGCCTCGGGGGTGTTCCGGCGCTCGTCCCGCACGGCATCCCGGTCCATGGCCTGGAGGCAACGGCGCGCATCGCCACGGAGTTGGGACTGCCGGGCCCGACGGAGACCTTCACCGAGACGCAGTCGGTGGGGTCGCTCGAGGTGTTCTTCCCCGGCGCGGGCCATGCGAAGGACAACGTGGTCGTGTGGCACCGGGACAGCGGCGTGCTGTTCGGCGGATGCTTCGTGAAGGACGGCGCATCGAAGAACCTGGGCAATGTGGCGGACGCGGACGTCGCGGCCTGGCCCGCGAGTCTGGCGCGCGCACGGCAGCGCTTCCCCGAGGCGAAGGTGGTGGTCCCTGGCCATGGAGAGGTCGGAGGGCCCGAGCTGCTGAGCCACACGGAGGCCTTGCTGCGCTGA
- the glgX gene encoding glycogen debranching protein GlgX: MSREVWPGKPWPRGATFDGSGVNFAVYSQVATRVEVCLFDPADPTKEIGRFDLPESADFVHHGYVPGMEPGTLYGLRVHGPYEPAKGHRCNPHKLLVDPYAKALYGDVDWRQPVFGYPLDHAQQDLVRDERDSAAGVPKAVVVSDFFDWGNDRRPDITWRKTVLYEAHVRGLTMRHPGVPEHLRGTYAGLACPAVIEHLQKLGVTSVELLPVHAFADDSFLDDKKLSNFWGYNTLGYFAPEQYYASRKTPGAAVAEFKAMVRDLHAAGIEVILDVVYNHTCEGNHLGPTLSLKGIDNASYYWLMPDGRHYLDFTGCGNSVNASNPQAARLIIDSLRYWVTEMHVDGFRFDLATVLGRTGEGAFDRNAALFQILHQDPVLGRVKLIAEPWDVGLGGYQVGGFPPPWREWNGKYRDALRRFWKGDENLASEMGYRITGNADLYAEARRRPQASINFVTAHDGFTLHDLVTYSHKHNEANGEHNRDGADDNQSWNCGVEGETDDADVIALRERQKRNLLASLFLSTGIPMIVAGDEMGRTQGGNNNAYCQDNELSWVDWSLDERRQKLLAFTQKLIQFRHRQPVLQRRRFFKGQHLWDSEHKDLTWFRPDGSEMKAEDWEKPFVRSLAFLLGGDAIPTPDERGQRIFGDALLVLLNAHHESVTYKVPPAAQGQRWELELCTSDDSKGPEQAIGETFELIGRSLAVFRQVEG; encoded by the coding sequence ATGAGTAGGGAAGTCTGGCCGGGCAAGCCCTGGCCTCGTGGCGCCACCTTCGATGGTTCAGGGGTCAACTTCGCCGTCTACTCCCAGGTCGCGACCCGCGTGGAGGTCTGCCTCTTCGACCCAGCGGACCCGACGAAGGAAATCGGCCGGTTCGACCTGCCGGAGTCCGCGGACTTCGTCCACCACGGGTACGTCCCGGGCATGGAGCCGGGCACGCTGTACGGCCTGCGCGTCCACGGCCCCTACGAGCCCGCCAAGGGCCACCGGTGCAACCCGCACAAGCTGTTGGTGGACCCCTACGCCAAGGCGCTCTACGGCGATGTGGACTGGCGGCAGCCGGTGTTCGGCTATCCCCTGGACCACGCACAGCAGGACCTGGTGCGCGACGAGCGTGACAGCGCGGCGGGCGTCCCCAAGGCCGTGGTGGTGAGCGACTTCTTCGACTGGGGCAATGACCGCCGCCCGGACATCACCTGGCGCAAGACCGTGCTGTACGAGGCCCACGTGCGCGGCCTCACCATGCGCCACCCCGGCGTGCCCGAGCACCTGCGCGGCACCTACGCGGGCCTCGCGTGCCCCGCCGTCATCGAGCACCTGCAGAAGCTGGGCGTGACGTCGGTGGAGCTGCTGCCGGTGCACGCGTTCGCGGACGACTCGTTCCTCGACGACAAGAAGCTGTCCAACTTCTGGGGCTACAACACCCTGGGCTACTTCGCGCCGGAGCAGTACTACGCCAGCCGCAAGACGCCCGGCGCCGCCGTCGCCGAGTTCAAGGCGATGGTGAGGGACCTGCACGCCGCGGGCATCGAGGTCATCCTCGACGTCGTCTACAACCACACCTGCGAGGGCAACCACCTGGGGCCCACGCTGTCGCTCAAGGGCATCGACAACGCGAGCTACTACTGGCTGATGCCGGACGGGCGGCACTACCTGGACTTCACCGGGTGCGGCAACAGCGTCAACGCTTCCAACCCACAGGCGGCGCGGCTCATCATCGACAGCCTCCGCTACTGGGTGACGGAGATGCACGTGGACGGGTTCCGCTTCGACCTCGCCACGGTGCTGGGCCGCACGGGTGAAGGGGCCTTCGACCGGAACGCGGCGCTGTTCCAGATTCTCCACCAGGACCCGGTGCTTGGCCGCGTGAAGCTCATCGCGGAGCCCTGGGACGTGGGGCTCGGCGGCTACCAGGTGGGCGGCTTCCCCCCGCCCTGGCGCGAGTGGAACGGCAAGTACCGGGACGCGCTCCGCCGCTTCTGGAAGGGCGACGAGAACCTCGCCAGCGAGATGGGCTACCGCATCACTGGCAACGCGGACCTCTACGCGGAGGCGCGCCGGCGGCCCCAGGCGAGCATCAACTTCGTCACCGCGCATGACGGCTTCACGCTGCACGACCTGGTGACGTACAGCCACAAGCACAACGAGGCCAACGGCGAGCACAACCGGGACGGCGCGGACGACAACCAGTCGTGGAACTGCGGCGTGGAGGGCGAGACGGACGACGCGGACGTCATCGCACTGCGCGAGCGGCAGAAGCGCAACCTGCTGGCCTCGCTCTTCCTCTCCACCGGCATCCCGATGATTGTCGCCGGCGACGAGATGGGCCGCACGCAGGGCGGCAACAACAACGCCTACTGCCAGGACAACGAGCTGTCCTGGGTGGACTGGAGCCTGGATGAGCGCCGGCAGAAGCTGCTCGCGTTCACCCAGAAGCTCATCCAGTTCCGCCACCGACAGCCGGTGCTCCAGCGCCGCCGCTTCTTCAAGGGCCAGCACCTGTGGGACTCCGAGCACAAGGACCTGACGTGGTTCCGTCCGGACGGCTCGGAGATGAAGGCGGAGGACTGGGAGAAGCCCTTCGTCCGCTCCCTGGCGTTCCTGCTGGGCGGTGACGCCATCCCCACGCCGGACGAGCGTGGGCAGCGCATCTTTGGTGATGCATTGCTCGTCCTGCTCAACGCGCACCATGAATCGGTGACGTACAAGGTGCCGCCCGCGGCGCAGGGCCAGCGGTGGGAGTTGGAGCTCTGCACCTCCGACGACAGCAAGGGCCCGGAGCAGGCCATCGGGGAGACCTTCGAGCTCATCGGCCGCTCGCTCGCGGTGTTCCGGCAGGTCGAGGGCTGA
- a CDS encoding acyl-CoA dehydrogenase → MSSSNHYVPNLRDIEFNLFEFLDIGSASLGHAPFGDLDETSARQMLQMFAQLSTNELALSFEEPEHNPPKLENGAVTLPPGMKKAMNAFFDAGMHLLEQPPHLGGLGAPPSLGWAAFELLVGANASLAFYTLGNLLARIIDRLGTDAQKQRFLPHMLDRRWGGSMVLTEPDAGSDVGAARTKARRVSDELWEIEGVKRFITNGDSDMSENIIHMVLARPEGAAPGTKGLSLFVVPKYWVNEDGSLGEDNGVVCTKLEKKMGLKGSVTCEMTFGDGKPCRGLLLGEVHDGIRQMFYIIEQARMAVGVKSMATLSAGYGRALAFSKDRLQGADLMQARDKTAPRVPIFRHPDVRRMLMAQKAHAEGMRALCLYTAFIQDGVERKGGHRAIEAGELDTLNDMLLPLVKGYCSEKAYEMLSLSLQVHGGSGYLQDYPVEQYIRDQKIDTLYEGTTHIQALDLLMRKVARDGGATLQGLLSQIRETAERSGEDKELEAERAALGKALGDLETMLGTLMGKLGESVYHVGLQGNRVLAAVAEVVIGWLLVRHAEVALDRMKSNPGDRAFYVGKLASARWFCHEVLPGVAHAARMVEHGNLDLMEVPEESF, encoded by the coding sequence ATGTCGTCGTCGAACCACTACGTCCCCAACCTGCGCGATATCGAGTTCAACCTCTTCGAGTTCCTCGACATCGGCAGCGCCTCGCTGGGCCACGCGCCCTTCGGCGACCTGGATGAGACGTCCGCGCGCCAGATGCTCCAGATGTTCGCGCAGCTCAGCACCAACGAGCTGGCGCTCAGCTTCGAGGAGCCGGAGCACAACCCGCCGAAGCTGGAGAACGGCGCGGTGACGCTGCCGCCGGGCATGAAGAAGGCGATGAACGCCTTCTTCGACGCGGGCATGCACCTGCTGGAGCAGCCGCCGCACCTGGGCGGCCTGGGCGCGCCGCCGTCCCTGGGCTGGGCCGCGTTCGAGCTGCTCGTGGGCGCCAACGCCTCGCTGGCGTTCTACACGCTGGGCAACCTGCTGGCGCGCATCATCGACCGGCTGGGCACGGACGCGCAGAAGCAGCGCTTCCTGCCGCACATGCTGGACCGCCGCTGGGGCGGCTCCATGGTGCTCACCGAGCCCGACGCCGGCAGCGACGTGGGCGCCGCCCGCACCAAGGCCCGCCGCGTCTCCGACGAGCTTTGGGAAATCGAAGGGGTGAAGCGCTTCATCACCAACGGTGACTCGGACATGTCCGAGAACATCATCCACATGGTGCTGGCCCGTCCGGAGGGCGCGGCGCCGGGCACCAAGGGCCTGTCGCTGTTCGTCGTCCCCAAGTACTGGGTGAACGAGGACGGCAGCCTCGGTGAAGACAACGGCGTGGTCTGCACCAAGCTGGAGAAGAAGATGGGGCTGAAGGGCTCCGTCACCTGTGAGATGACCTTCGGCGACGGCAAGCCGTGTCGCGGCCTGCTGCTCGGCGAGGTGCACGACGGCATCCGCCAGATGTTCTACATCATCGAGCAGGCCCGCATGGCGGTGGGCGTGAAGTCCATGGCCACGCTGTCCGCGGGCTACGGCCGCGCGCTGGCCTTCTCCAAGGACCGGCTCCAGGGCGCGGACCTGATGCAGGCCCGCGACAAGACGGCGCCGCGCGTGCCCATCTTCCGCCACCCCGACGTGCGCCGCATGCTGATGGCGCAGAAGGCCCACGCGGAAGGCATGCGCGCGCTGTGCCTCTACACGGCCTTCATCCAGGACGGCGTGGAGCGCAAGGGCGGCCACCGCGCCATCGAGGCGGGCGAGCTGGATACGCTCAACGACATGCTGCTGCCGCTGGTGAAGGGCTACTGCTCGGAGAAGGCGTACGAGATGCTGTCGCTGTCGCTGCAGGTGCACGGCGGCTCCGGCTACCTGCAGGACTACCCGGTGGAGCAGTACATCCGGGACCAGAAAATCGACACGCTCTACGAGGGCACCACGCACATCCAGGCGCTCGACCTGCTCATGCGCAAGGTGGCGCGCGATGGCGGCGCGACGCTCCAGGGCCTGCTGTCGCAGATTCGCGAGACAGCCGAGCGCTCCGGCGAGGACAAGGAGCTGGAGGCCGAGCGCGCCGCGCTGGGCAAGGCGCTGGGTGATTTGGAGACGATGCTCGGCACGCTGATGGGCAAGCTGGGTGAGTCCGTCTACCACGTGGGACTGCAAGGCAACCGCGTGCTGGCCGCCGTCGCCGAGGTCGTCATCGGCTGGCTGCTGGTGCGCCACGCGGAGGTCGCGCTGGACCGGATGAAGAGCAACCCCGGCGACCGCGCCTTCTACGTGGGCAAGCTCGCCAGCGCCCGCTGGTTCTGCCACGAGGTGCTGCCCGGCGTCGCCCACGCCGCCCGCATGGTGGAGCACGGCAACCTGGACCTGATGGAAGTGCCGGAAGAGTCCTTCTGA
- a CDS encoding protein-tyrosine phosphatase family protein gives MSEPSRRLNLDWVLPSLAVGGRFPIDTAEHLAGKLGIRHVVDVRVEAHDDARVLGEHGITLLHLPTEDLRALYVDRLDEGVAWVTGHLSRGHKVYIHCEHGVGRSALLALCVLVALGQAPLEALALMKARRWQVSPSTEQLQAFMAWAETWRQRHAVAWQVPTVEALAAIAHSHLRQPPLEAQGGSEGGEA, from the coding sequence ATGAGCGAGCCGTCCCGGAGGTTGAACCTGGACTGGGTGCTGCCCTCGCTGGCGGTGGGGGGCCGTTTCCCCATCGACACGGCGGAGCACCTGGCGGGGAAGCTCGGCATCCGCCACGTGGTGGACGTGCGGGTGGAGGCGCATGACGACGCGCGAGTCCTGGGCGAGCACGGCATCACCCTGCTGCACCTGCCCACCGAGGACCTGCGCGCCCTGTACGTCGACCGGTTGGACGAGGGCGTCGCCTGGGTGACGGGGCATCTGTCCCGGGGGCACAAGGTCTACATTCACTGTGAGCATGGCGTGGGGCGCAGCGCGTTGCTGGCGCTGTGTGTGCTCGTGGCCCTGGGGCAGGCGCCGTTGGAGGCGCTGGCGTTGATGAAGGCGCGGCGCTGGCAGGTCTCCCCCAGCACGGAGCAACTCCAGGCCTTCATGGCGTGGGCGGAGACGTGGCGCCAGCGGCATGCGGTGGCGTGGCAGGTGCCCACGGTCGAGGCGTTGGCCGCGATCGCGCACAGCCACCTGCGCCAGCCGCCACTGGAAGCGCAGGGCGGGAGCGAGGGAGGGGAAGCCTGA
- a CDS encoding C40 family peptidase yields the protein MSTSYRIKSGDTLSHLAQRYNTSVSALMKANPQIKNADLIYAGKSLNIPGAKDSFEGGTGGTGGARRAGGASSGGQSEQDVQGPNSSGPGTRGPNGSPFEIASQHLGKNAGSLKLEKNGVGLAMEDWVPNNVNCANFVSGVLRQAGQISAGQHDNSVMGLQRKLDNDPNFKRISLKDAKPGDVVSMKTNGGQHVVMFAGWKDGKATFIGSNNVNSDGSQRITISGFNYPIMSVHQYQG from the coding sequence ATGAGCACCAGCTACCGCATCAAGTCGGGCGATACCCTTTCTCACCTGGCGCAGCGCTACAACACCAGCGTCAGCGCGCTGATGAAGGCGAACCCGCAGATCAAGAACGCGGACCTCATCTACGCCGGCAAGTCGCTGAACATCCCGGGCGCCAAGGACTCCTTCGAGGGCGGGACGGGTGGCACGGGCGGTGCGCGCCGCGCGGGTGGTGCCTCCTCCGGTGGCCAGAGCGAACAGGACGTGCAGGGCCCCAACAGCTCCGGCCCCGGCACCCGTGGCCCCAACGGCAGCCCCTTTGAAATCGCGTCGCAGCACCTGGGCAAGAACGCGGGCTCGCTGAAGCTGGAGAAGAACGGCGTGGGCCTGGCGATGGAGGACTGGGTCCCCAACAACGTCAACTGCGCCAACTTCGTCTCGGGCGTCCTGCGCCAGGCCGGCCAGATTTCCGCCGGGCAGCACGACAACAGCGTGATGGGCCTGCAGCGCAAGCTCGACAACGACCCCAACTTCAAGCGCATCTCCCTGAAGGACGCGAAGCCGGGCGACGTCGTCTCCATGAAGACCAACGGCGGTCAGCACGTGGTGATGTTCGCCGGCTGGAAGGACGGCAAGGCGACCTTCATCGGCTCGAACAACGTCAACTCCGACGGTTCGCAGCGCATCACCATCTCCGGCTTCAACTACCCCATCATGTCCGTGCACCAGTACCAGGGCTGA
- a CDS encoding LysR family transcriptional regulator, with product MIQLQRLEGFYRVARAEGYARAVPTFPYPITQPGIHQQVKRLEAEVGVPLFERVGKDRVVLTPEGRALYAHVAPFLEGLDAVVQSLRKGEVGGTLRIHASGHVLRYLLPAWLRRLQAKRPDIEVALFESKTPALDILSAGDTDLVVDHLPEIPEDVDVREVGRTQPFLVLPAHHPQAKRPQVRLAQLRDDAFIAYSTDRHLRDLQLAALARAGVTPKRLHAADSSETILGFVAAGLGYSLLASLLPGGPREAGVVSRLIPGAGTGIVHAAWRKTAARSPIIQAALALAPKP from the coding sequence ATGATTCAGCTCCAGCGGCTCGAGGGCTTCTACCGGGTGGCGCGCGCGGAAGGGTACGCACGGGCGGTCCCCACATTCCCGTATCCCATCACCCAGCCGGGCATCCACCAGCAGGTGAAGCGGCTGGAAGCGGAGGTGGGCGTTCCCCTCTTCGAGCGCGTGGGAAAGGACCGCGTGGTGCTCACGCCCGAGGGCCGCGCGCTCTACGCGCACGTGGCGCCGTTCCTCGAAGGCCTGGACGCGGTGGTGCAGTCGCTGCGCAAGGGCGAGGTGGGCGGCACCTTGCGCATCCACGCGTCCGGCCACGTGCTGCGCTACCTGCTGCCCGCGTGGCTGCGGCGGCTCCAGGCGAAGCGGCCAGACATCGAGGTGGCCCTCTTCGAATCGAAGACGCCCGCGTTGGACATCCTGAGCGCGGGCGACACGGACCTGGTGGTGGACCACCTGCCGGAGATTCCGGAGGACGTGGACGTGCGCGAGGTGGGGCGCACGCAGCCCTTCCTCGTCCTGCCCGCGCACCACCCGCAGGCGAAGCGGCCCCAGGTCCGGCTGGCCCAGCTCCGTGATGATGCCTTCATCGCGTACAGCACCGACCGGCACCTGCGCGACTTGCAGTTGGCGGCGCTGGCGCGGGCGGGTGTGACGCCCAAGCGCCTGCACGCGGCGGATTCGTCGGAGACCATCCTGGGCTTCGTGGCGGCGGGGCTGGGCTATTCGCTGCTGGCGTCGCTGCTTCCGGGCGGTCCGCGCGAGGCGGGTGTGGTGTCCCGGCTGATTCCGGGTGCGGGCACGGGCATCGTCCACGCCGCGTGGCGGAAGACGGCCGCGCGCAGCCCCATCATCCAGGCGGCGTTGGCGCTCGCGCCCAAGCCTTGA
- a CDS encoding YiaA/YiaB family inner membrane protein, with translation MSRSTPKVVVAHSPAWVAQTWLSFVLSVGVTAVGVWNLPVDIWVKSFLGMGLLFTVGSTFSLSKTVRDQHEMEQLGTRIDEARVSRLLSEHDPLAPPKM, from the coding sequence ATGTCCCGTTCCACGCCGAAGGTCGTCGTCGCGCACAGCCCCGCTTGGGTCGCCCAGACGTGGCTCTCGTTTGTCCTCTCCGTCGGAGTGACGGCGGTGGGGGTCTGGAACCTGCCCGTGGACATCTGGGTGAAGTCCTTCCTGGGCATGGGCCTGCTCTTCACCGTGGGCTCGACGTTCAGCCTGTCGAAGACGGTGCGCGACCAGCACGAGATGGAGCAGCTCGGCACGCGCATCGACGAGGCCCGCGTGTCGCGGCTGCTCTCCGAGCACGACCCGCTGGCCCCGCCGAAGATGTAG
- a CDS encoding class I SAM-dependent methyltransferase: MSRDAQEEGVEQVYGEIASAYEVLFPALHRYEERVERFLSAVVTPGARVLDVGCGPGLHTRGLDASIDVVGTDLSEEMLALARAARPGGTWYRHSYHQPFPSEWGRFHVALAIGCLDFCDDLPRVLKHLADALEPGGTLLFTVLERRPGLDGHEVPTQRIQTAGPEVTLHLYSFEETARAVTEAGLLPRTYTHAPGWVQLTEQRTLWFGWWEVERR; encoded by the coding sequence GTGTCCCGGGATGCGCAGGAAGAGGGTGTGGAGCAGGTGTACGGCGAGATTGCCTCGGCCTACGAGGTGCTCTTCCCCGCCCTGCACCGCTACGAGGAACGGGTGGAGCGGTTCCTCTCCGCGGTGGTGACCCCCGGCGCTCGCGTGCTCGACGTGGGGTGCGGCCCGGGACTTCACACGCGCGGACTGGACGCCTCCATCGACGTGGTGGGCACCGACCTCTCGGAGGAGATGCTCGCGCTGGCCCGCGCGGCCCGGCCCGGTGGCACGTGGTACCGCCACAGCTATCACCAACCCTTTCCTTCCGAGTGGGGCCGCTTCCATGTCGCCCTCGCCATCGGCTGCCTGGACTTCTGCGATGACCTGCCGCGCGTGCTGAAGCACCTCGCGGACGCGTTGGAGCCGGGCGGCACGCTGCTCTTCACGGTGTTGGAGCGACGCCCCGGATTGGACGGGCACGAAGTCCCGACGCAGCGGATTCAAACAGCGGGGCCCGAGGTGACGCTGCACCTGTACTCCTTCGAGGAGACCGCCCGCGCCGTCACGGAGGCAGGGCTGCTCCCGCGCACGTACACGCATGCGCCAGGCTGGGTTCAGCTCACGGAGCAACGGACCTTGTGGTTCGGCTGGTGGGAAGTGGAACGGCGTTGA